The Chlorocebus sabaeus isolate Y175 chromosome 9, mChlSab1.0.hap1, whole genome shotgun sequence genome includes a window with the following:
- the OAT gene encoding ornithine aminotransferase, mitochondrial gives MFSKLAHLQRFAVLSRGVHSSVASATSVATKKTVQGPPTSEDIFEREYKYGAHNYHPLPVALERGKGIYLWDVEGRKYFDFLSSYSAVNQGHCHPKIVNALKSQVDKLTLTSRAFYNNVLGEYEEYITKLFNYHKVLPMNTGVEAGETACKLARRWGYTVKGIQKYKAKIVFAAGNFWGRTLSAISSSTDPTSYDGFGPFMPGFDIIPYNDLPALERALQDPNVAAFMVEPIQGEAGVVVPDPGYLMGVRELCTRHQVLFIADEIQTGLARTGRWLAVDYENVRPDIVLLGKALSGGLYPVSAVLCDDDIMLTIKPGEHGSTYGGNPLGCRVAIAALEVLEEENLAENAEKLGIILRNELMKLPSDVVTAVRGKGLLNAIVIKETKDCDAWKVCLRLRDNGLLAKPTHGDIIRFAPPLVIKEDELRESIEIINKAILSF, from the exons ATGTTTTCCAAACTAGCACATTTGCAGAGGTTTGCTGTACTTAGTCGCGGAGTTCATTCTTCAGTGGCTTCTGCTACATCTGTTGcaacaaaaaaaacagtccaAGGCCCTCCAAcctctgaagacatttttgaaagGGAATATAAGTATGGTGCGCACAACTACCATCCTTTACCTGTAGCCCTGGAGAGAGGAAAAG GTATTTACTTATGGGATGTAGaaggcagaaaatattttgacttcctgAGTTCTTACAGTGCTGTCAACCAAGGGCATTGTCACCCCAAGATTGTGAATGCTCTGAAGAGTCAAGTGGACAAATTGACCTTAACATCTAGAGCTTTCTATAATAACGTACTTGGTGAATATGAGGAGTATATTACTAAACTTTTCAACTACCACAAAGTTCTTCCTATGAATACAG GAGTGGAGGCTGGAGAGACTGCCTGTAAGCTAGCTCGTAGGTGGGGCTATACCGTGAAGGGTATTCAGAAATACAAAGCAAAGATTGTTTTTGCAG CTGGAAACTTTTGGGGTAGGACGTTGTCTGCTATCTCCAGTTCCACAGACCCGACCAGTTACGATGGTTTTGGACCATTTATGCCGGGATTCGACATCATTCCCTATAATGATCTGCCTGCACTGGAG CGTGCTCTTCAGGATCCAAATGTGGCTGCGTTCATGGTAGAACCAATTCAGGGTGAAGCAGGCGTTGTTGTTCCGGATCCAGGTTACCTAATGGGAGTGCGAGAGCTCTGCACCAGGCACCAG GTTCTGTTTATTGCTGATGAAATACAGACAGGATTGGCCAGAACTGGTAGATGGCTGGCTGTTGATTATGAAAATGTCAGACCTGATATAGTCCTCCTTGGAAAGGCCCTTTCTGGGGGCTTATACCCT GTGTCGGCAGTGCTATGTGATGATGACATAATGCTGACCATTAAACCGGGGGAGCATGGATCCACATATGGTGGCAATCCACTAGGCTGCCGAGTGGCCATCGCAGCCCTTGAG gttttagaagaagaaaaccttgctgaaaatgcagaaaaattggGCATTATCTTGAGAAATGAACTCATGAAGCTACCTTCTGATGTTGTAACTGCCGTAAGAGGAAAAGGATTATTAAACGCCATTGTTATTAAAGAAACCAAAG aTTGTGATGCTTGGAAGGTGTGTCTACGACTTCGAGATAATGGACTTCTGGCCAAGCCAACCCATGGTGACATCATCAGGTTTGCGCCTCCGCTGGTGATCAAGGAGGATGAGCTTCGAGAGTCCATTGAAATTATTAACAAGGCCATCTTGTCTTTCTGA